TATGTTATGCGTGTGGAAGAGTTTGCACACTCAATGATCCAGGCTAATGTATTACTAGATTTCGGAAACAAAAAACTAAAGCTTCTCTGCAAGAAGCATGCAATAATCATTCATTAGGATAGAACCATTATTGTAGACTTAGGAAGACGCATGCCAAAAATGTGaattgtaaaaacaaaaaagagaaaattttcttTAAGTTAAAAGATTAGTCATCTATAAGTGCAAATAATAAATCCTACATTACAACTCACCCATCAACAAGCTGAACAAGTCTTGGATACAACTGTTCATCACGTAAACGGTTAATCTCTGAGACTGTTGAATCCAAGGATTGCATATCTACAATGTATCTTGTGTGCAAATGACTGACAACTGCTTTTGCTTTCTCTAATGCTTCAGAGTTGGTGcctcttttcttcaatttattaAGTGCGGCAACTTTTCTTTGGTACTCAAATTTCATCAGTTCACCAGCCTATAAAATAGTATCaacaaattaagaattaaaacaaaaaacgtGTATATGGATATTTAACCCAGAACCAAACAAAGATAAAACATCAGAAAAAGTATGAGCAGAAAGAAAAGTATAGATATTTAACAAATACACGCACAAATATACATTTACATGCTTAGAGCTTATGactaagaaagaaaattgttaaaattcaGATAGGAAAATAATGCAAGTAAAACTCCCATCACATAACATTTGCCTCTTAGTCAACTTACCTTAACTTCATCATAAAGTTTCTTCTCCCACGCTAACAACTTGTCCAAGATGGTGGCATGCGTCTCATGTTCATCTGAGTCAAAATCATCCTTCCCGTCATCCACATTAGGTATTCCCTTAAAGGATCGATTCCATGTAATAACTCGCATGACCCGTGCAGAGTGATCAATGTGCcctgcaaaaacacaaaaaaaacatttgCATAAATGCAGTTCAATATGCAAAATACAAAAGAGGCATGCCATCATGACTTCATGACAAATTCTCCCCCCGCCCCGCTCTCATGACCATACAAGCCATTCCTATGGGCGGAATCTATCTAGTAATCCTCATTATCAAACCATTCCCCCCTAATAATCCTAAAGACTAGAAGTTAAAAGCTCGCTacttcaaaacaaaatgtaCCATATATAGAAGCAAAGTGGTGGAGAATCAGGAGATGAGTATCACTAAATACCTTTGTTATCCGCAAAATTGGAGTGATAGTGCAAACGTGTCGCCTCAAGCATCTTTGAAACATCATGAGCAGCCTCAGAAGCCTTGAGAAAATTATCATCGAGATCAGCAAATATCTGCTGCAGATTCACGGAATGTTTCACAATCCTCTTTCCCTCCACAGAACTCGGCGTCTGCTTCAGCTTCACGCCCTTCCCCACAGGCGTCTCCATCATTTCATCGGGCACAGCGGGAGGCTCGGGCACTGGTTCAGGCTCGGGCTCAGGCTCGGGAACCTCAACACCCCTCACAGGCGTGACAACCTCATCGTCAATTTCCTCCACCACCCTGGGCTTTTCATCGAACACCTTCCTCTCAACTTCGTGGACTTTGCTGACGGCATCTTCTTCGGCAGCATTGAGGCTGGGCCCGGCAATGTTCTCAAAGGAAGGGAAAAAGTACTCCCAAGCACCACTCTGAGTGTCCTGAGCCATGGAGTGTTGATGATGAGTGACGTGATCACGAGGTTCAGGCTGTTTAACAGGAGGAGGCGGCATAGGAGGACGAggttgttgttcttcttctgATACTCTTTTATTACTATTCACTCTGTTGTTGCTTCTTCTCTTCCTCAAGGACCCTTCGTTCTCCAACTCTTTATCTTCCTCGTCCTCCTCCTCGACGATTGTGCCAACGGGCTCGGGCCTGGGGCGGGGGTCGGGCTTGTTGATCTTCATCTCTGGCATACTGATGGCCCGCTGGAGGGGCGGGGCGGGGGAGAAGTCCGGGAGAGGGGGCGGCGGGAGAGGAATCTCGAAGGGCTGAGGGTTTGGAAAGGAGGCATTAGTGTCATTGGAGTGCAATTGAGGGTTCTGAACCTCCCCCGGGGCGAAGTCGCCGAGGGCGGCGCCGGTGTTCTTGAGGCAGGTGGCGTAGGAAGAGTGGGCGGCGGCGAAGGCGTTGCGGGAGGAGACGGCATCCTTCATGAAGCGCTTGCGCTCCTTGCATCGCGCCACCGCTTCCTCGTTCTCGATCTTCGATTGGTTGCAACCCATCTTTGAATCCTTCGATTCCTCCTCTTCCTGCTCAGTCACCTCTTCGGATCATATCTCCTTCAGCCAGATTTAGATTTAGAATTAGGAATCCAAAGAGAAATTGCCACTTTTTCTGTAGAGAGAGAAACTGAATTTtacagaggaaagaaaaagaacaaagatGCGTTGAAGTGAGAATGTGTGCAGACAAGATCGAATGAAAGAAGAAGGGGTTTGGAGGGTAAACTTGACATTTCgccttttatttgtttgaatacATTCACACCCTGCTGATTACTACTCTTAAACTAAACAATTGGGATTTGCGAACATTGGACACCCGCAGCAGTAAAATgagattgaaaaaataataatataataatatgacGGAAAGAgtttatcaaaaattaaatttattttttcgttGCTATCACCATACAAAATgctaattacattaattaatttaaatttcagttGAGgaagattattaaaaaaatagtaaattatttCAGTTgaaatttaatgtaaatttattaattatgaacGTTAAGTTAACTacataagaaaaacatttattacaaTTCACATGTAAATAAtctaatcacattttaaaaatttaaatcctCTTTTTGCAACCTTTCaagattcaaatttaaaattattagttaaactACAACTAGATAAGCACTGACTCAGCAATTGTGCTGaataactatttaaattataccatttttttgttctattttcatcttttattttaacaaaaataaaactgtaTCCCATTATTAATTTGTAGCCCACCACCCATCAAATTTTCACCAAACTATATGTTTTGTTCAAGAggaataaaaatttgtaatttttaaatgttatttccTATGCATTCCAACatgattttcaataaataaaaaaacaaactttctttaatatttttatttttgccaAAAGCCTCTGTCCTTCAAAATTTTACCCAGGAGCAACTGAGGCTTCATGTTTGGATTTTAAGTACTTGATCTGCCAAATCTCAACATCACGTCCTCTATCATATTCTCCAACATACTGTGGAATTTGAGAGATGTCTATCCGCTTCCCAACAAAATTAGACGTGCTTAAAGACTCAAGACTTTCAATTTCTGCAATATATACACCAAGCATTCAATATAATGAACAATtatgtgaaaatattttgacaCGATAATTGAGAGAAATTAATGCAAACTAATATGTCTATGTGCTTACCATCCTCATCCCTAAGATAGCTTCGAAAATGTGAATATCCATTCGCAACAACATCAAGGTCTGAAAGAGAGAAGTTGTAGCGCTTTTCCAGCGCCATGTATAACACCTACAAATAAATGAGGTCAAATAACTAATATTGAATACATGATAGCATAGAAGGGGAGCTCAAACAGATCATGATTGCAACATTCCCCACCCATACTCCACACTTCTCGGCCACTtccctctctttctttcttctattcCGTTAACATTATACCTTCGTCGAACCCCTTGACATTAATCTCTCTAACGTACTGAAAAATGCATCAGTCAGCTCATCACTATAAATAACATCAGCAGCCACCAGCAAAGAAGCATTCTCTACTTCTTCAATTTCTTTAGAAGTCCAAGAATACCTGGGTGATGCATAAAGTGATTATGATGCACACAtgatataaaactttaataaaaagtataaagcaCTAGTTATCTATGAAGCACGGACACATTGATACATAAATTTCTATAATGCAGGACATGGCATATATGTGCGTGTGTGTATATTGAACAGcattatgaattatttacaGTAGCAATCAAGCTTTATAAAAATATGGACACATTGTTAAAAAGACATCTCTAACTCATGTTCAtctaaagataaatttaaataaagggAAAACTCAAAACTCACggtaaagagaaaatataaatgtggaataaactttttgtttgtttaatgaAGAAATAGAAACTTACACAATAAGTTTCTGACTTTTCAACTTCAAAAAAGTCACTGTCGTTCTCATTAATATGTGTTGGAACAGTAAAAAGTGCTTTTAAATTTCACGCTTCAATGGAGTGTCTCGTACATGTAGGGTATTCTATACGTGTTGGTGCTTCATAGGTAGCTATTGGTCGTGCATAAATAATGGCTTTCAGTAGTTAGAGACTCAAACTCAAACccagaaacaaaaacagaagcAATTATTTATTAGAGACTATCCGTCAAAATAATTAACTATACTTTTGAGCGCCAGGAGCCTCTTCTATTTTTGCTTTTGGAGGCCAGCTATTAAACCAATCAAGTTCGCGTACATGAATTTTGGCTTGATAATTCAATAATCCAAAATTAAGCTGAACATTTTTTGCACAGTTGTCAAGTATTTCAGTCCCATAGTCTGACATAATAATAAGCACAAGATGTCAATTAAAATCGTCAAccttaaatgaaacaaaaatttaaaagaactaAACAACCTCGGATAATAGTTTACTACTATAAATGATGAAAACTGGTCCACGTAATTTTCTATATGTAATATTTATGCAATATAATGCCCATTTATAaagaagaatataaattttcacCATGATAATTCATAAGAGCTGAATATACTCAAATAGAAGAAGGCACATACCTGTAAGGAACACTGTATTCGCAACACGTGCTAGTAATAAGCCCACCAAGCCTGattgaaaacttaaaatcaaaaacatatatttataataacatgaTGTCATTTCAAATTTCAGATTTGGGTATTCGTCTTCATAGATCATCAAATTAGTTCTTAGGAGTGTCTCAAAGGGTTTTATAGAATAATCAGCAGTTGGATAACATAAACACATTCATTGCTTACTTTTTGTAACGATAACAGCAACTGCTTCTATGTAATCCAATTTATATTTGCTTCTCTAACTTATGGGAGCTTTTCAATGGAAAGAATAACAAGCTTTGTTAAGTTTAATATTGGCGTGTACGGAGAAGTTAGatgagataaattttaaaaaaagctTTGGGTGAATAGGAAGAATTTTTCTCATGCAAGTTTGAGTCATTCTAAATTCTTGTTTCATTTTATCTTCTCATATTAGTGTTCGTGAGAAGTTCATTCAAACTAGCTCTAAAAGTCCCAGCAAAGGTGTTTCTGTGCTGCAGAATTACTATTATGCTAGCCCCACCATATAACCTTTGCCTCCTATTCGTGGGGTTAACATACAACTCATCCAATGACAGAGAAAAGTGTTAAAAGAAGAGTCTTGAAGAGTATGTTGTTAGCATTTCTCACTTCATAACAAAGCTGTGGCTAATTATTATAAGTCAGAAATGAAGACCGAGGAATCCAATAGTACATTTCACTAAACCATCAGTCTTCGGTTTCAAGTGTTACAAAGCTTTTCTGACTTGTCTTGGTCATAATTTGGggattttacaattttgtttagaaaaaaggAATTGGTAGGAAAAGGTAAGGAGAAATGACAAACCAGTTCCAGCGCCAAGTTCTAATGCAATAACTCCCTGAAGTTCAGAGGAGCATGATTCTTTATGCAATATAAAATCTGACAATACTAGTTCCGCTTTCCAAACCTGAAAGGAATTTggggaaaaataataaaaattaataataacaaaatcaaagaaatgcAAGAATAGAATTGAAAACGAAAAGGATTATCAGTGATGAAAACGAATCAGAATTACCTGCAGGCCAACATTTGGAATTGTCGATGTGATGTTGTGCTGGATTCTGACACTAAAGCTATTACATGAAAATGGGGTATGTgctttaacaaaaaataaataaataaataaataaataaatgtctaCAATTATAAACATAGAAAAAGTGAAGGATGAGATGAAATTGAgaggaaagaaataaagaagttACTGGAGCGTCGTCGAGGGAGAAGAAGGTCACCATCTTGATCGAACTGAAGCTTGTTAGCGTGTAAAGGATTGTGCTGCGAAGGATGAAGGTGTGTGGTGCGAGAAACATCTAATGGAACAATTAGAGAAGTCTAAGAATGATACAAGAGTGATaaattgaaggaagagaagaagaagaagaagggttaGGTTACCGGAAAATGAAACGGTGAAAAGGGAAATATAGGATCCGGTGAAATCGGGTGGGCAACCCAGGTGGACCTCGCTCATCACTTCCTCGCCACCCTTCTTTTCCACTTCCGATTCCATTACCCTACCTCCGGCTTCAACCTACGACGTCGTTTGATGCTGTCACGACGGAATcttgttttcaaaaaatttcagGATTTCCTGTTTATTTATTCGTATCTCTCAAACGTATATGTAAAAAGTTAAACCCgaatttttctcaatttctctTTCAACTTTTATCACCGAATTAACTTTATAACTCCGTCATTATGTTATATACGAgtcataattaaatcttaaataaatcaattacatactaaatttcaataatattttacaaaaaagaattataattatttttactcttcttttttaattaaattactttatttattttatcaaatttatatcaTTTGATAGATAATTAAATTCACAACAACATAATCTTTTTCATAATCAATtcacttaaaaataaacatcacAAATGTCGAATAATTAAGAGATCTCTAATATCATCCAATGTTTTTATTTCTCCA
This DNA window, taken from Vigna radiata var. radiata cultivar VC1973A chromosome 5, Vradiata_ver6, whole genome shotgun sequence, encodes the following:
- the LOC106762053 gene encoding uncharacterized protein LOC106762053 isoform X4; this encodes MESEVEKKGGEEVMSEVHLGCPPDFTGSYISLFTVSFSDVSRTTHLHPSQHNPLHANKLQFDQDGDLLLPRRRSTHTPFSCNSFSVRIQHNITSTIPNVGLQVWKAELVLSDFILHKESCSSELQGVIALELGAGTGLVGLLLARVANTVFLTVR
- the LOC106762053 gene encoding methyltransferase-like protein 22 isoform X1; this encodes MESEVEKKGGEEVMSEVHLGCPPDFTGSYISLFTVSFSDVSRTTHLHPSQHNPLHANKLQFDQDGDLLLPRRRSTHTPFSCNSFSVRIQHNITSTIPNVGLQVWKAELVLSDFILHKESCSSELQGVIALELGAGTGLVGLLLARVANTVFLTDYGTEILDNCAKNVQLNFGLLNYQAKIHVRELDWFNSWPPKAKIEEAPGAQKYSWTSKEIEEVENASLLVAADVIYSDELTDAFFSTLERLMSRGSTKV
- the LOC106762053 gene encoding methyltransferase-like protein 22 isoform X2; protein product: MESEVEKKGGEEVMSEVHLGCPPDFTGSYISLFTVSFSDVSRTTHLHPSQHNPLHANKLQFDQDGDLLLPRRRSTHTPFSCNSFSVRIQHNITSTIPNVGLQVWKAELVLSDFILHKESCSSELQGVIALELGAGTGLVGLLLARVANTVFLTDYGTEILDNCAKNVQLNFGLLNYQAKIHVRELDWFNSWPPKAKIEEAPGAQNYL
- the LOC106762052 gene encoding nitrate regulatory gene2 protein, with amino-acid sequence MGCNQSKIENEEAVARCKERKRFMKDAVSSRNAFAAAHSSYATCLKNTGAALGDFAPGEVQNPQLHSNDTNASFPNPQPFEIPLPPPPLPDFSPAPPLQRAISMPEMKINKPDPRPRPEPVGTIVEEEDEEDKELENEGSLRKRRSNNRVNSNKRVSEEEQQPRPPMPPPPVKQPEPRDHVTHHQHSMAQDTQSGAWEYFFPSFENIAGPSLNAAEEDAVSKVHEVERKVFDEKPRVVEEIDDEVVTPVRGVEVPEPEPEPEPVPEPPAVPDEMMETPVGKGVKLKQTPSSVEGKRIVKHSVNLQQIFADLDDNFLKASEAAHDVSKMLEATRLHYHSNFADNKGHIDHSARVMRVITWNRSFKGIPNVDDGKDDFDSDEHETHATILDKLLAWEKKLYDEVKAGELMKFEYQRKVAALNKLKKRGTNSEALEKAKAVVSHLHTRYIVDMQSLDSTVSEINRLRDEQLYPRLVQLVDGMAEMWKLMLEYHEKQSDTVKLLKTLDISQSTKQTSEHHHDRTYQLLLVVQQWHSQFEMLVNHQKGYIKSLNTWLKLNLIPIESSLKEKVSSPPRVRSAPIQGLLHAWNDRLEKLPDELARTAIGNFVAVIETIFHQQEEEIALKRKCEDTRKELSRKTRQFEDWYNKYMQKKIPDEYNPDTAEDSNGPDEAVTERQVAVEQVKKRLEDEEEAYARQCRQVRAKTMGSLTNRMPELFRAMSDFSLECSKMYSELRSISQNLGQSSS
- the LOC106762053 gene encoding uncharacterized protein LOC106762053 isoform X3, which codes for MESEVEKKGGEEVMSEVHLGCPPDFTGSYISLFTVSFSDVSRTTHLHPSQHNPLHANKLQFDQDGDLLLPRRRSTHTPFSCNSFSVRIQHNITSTIPNVGLQVWKAELVLSDFILHKESCSSELQGVIALELGAGTGLVGLLLARVANTVFLTGILGLLKKLKK